One segment of Mycolicibacterium baixiangningiae DNA contains the following:
- a CDS encoding cystathionine gamma-lyase translates to MEGAYGDSTRSVKAVGAEAIPGEPVATPPVPVSAYHLSPDEAQPLDTYGRSSNPTWRRLEAALAELEGASTALAFGSGMAATTSALRVLTGPGKRLIVPADGYYQVRRYATEYLAPQGVTVLEVGTADMCAAAADADVVLAETPANPGLDVVDLHRLAMTCRGRGATLIVDNTTATPLGQQPLSLGADLVVASATKALSGHSDLIAGYVAGSHPELMAALERDRLLAGPILGPFEAWLVLRSLGSAGLRFERQCQNAQAVAMLLRGHPAVRGVRYPGLPEDPAHAVASRQMRRYGGLVSVELADAPAVHALVERSALLVASTSFGGIHTSIDRRARWGDPVPDGFARLSMGIEDTDDLIADLSAALG, encoded by the coding sequence ATGGAAGGCGCCTACGGCGATTCCACACGCAGCGTCAAAGCCGTTGGGGCCGAGGCGATTCCAGGAGAGCCCGTGGCGACACCGCCGGTGCCGGTCTCGGCGTATCACCTGTCGCCGGACGAAGCCCAACCGCTGGACACCTACGGGCGCAGCTCGAATCCGACCTGGCGGCGGCTGGAAGCGGCACTGGCCGAGCTGGAAGGGGCCTCGACGGCGCTGGCCTTCGGCTCCGGGATGGCGGCCACCACCTCGGCCCTGCGGGTGCTGACCGGCCCCGGGAAACGATTGATCGTTCCTGCCGACGGCTACTACCAGGTCCGCCGCTATGCCACCGAATACCTTGCGCCACAAGGTGTCACAGTTCTCGAAGTCGGCACGGCCGACATGTGCGCGGCGGCGGCCGACGCCGACGTGGTGCTGGCGGAGACGCCCGCCAACCCGGGGTTGGACGTGGTGGACCTGCACCGGCTGGCGATGACCTGCCGTGGGCGCGGCGCGACCCTGATCGTCGACAACACCACGGCGACCCCCCTCGGGCAGCAACCGCTGTCGCTGGGCGCCGATCTCGTGGTGGCCAGCGCCACCAAAGCGCTCTCCGGCCACAGCGATCTGATCGCCGGTTACGTCGCGGGCAGTCACCCCGAACTGATGGCCGCGCTCGAACGGGACCGCCTGCTCGCCGGGCCCATCCTCGGTCCGTTCGAGGCGTGGCTGGTGCTTCGCAGCCTCGGCAGTGCCGGCCTGCGGTTCGAGCGGCAGTGCCAGAACGCGCAGGCGGTCGCGATGCTGCTGCGCGGACACCCTGCCGTACGCGGCGTGCGCTATCCCGGACTACCGGAGGACCCCGCACACGCGGTGGCGTCGCGGCAGATGCGGCGGTACGGCGGGCTGGTCTCGGTGGAGCTCGCCGACGCCCCGGCCGTGCATGCGCTCGTCGAACGCAGCGCACTGCTCGTCGCCTCGACCAGCTTCGGCGGCATCCACACCTCGATCGACCGTCGCGCCCGCTGGGGTGACCCGGTGCCCGACGGATTCGCCCGCCTGTCCATGGGCATCGAGGACACCGACGACCTCATCGCCGACCTCAGCGCCGCGCTCGGCTGA
- a CDS encoding NAD(P)H-dependent glycerol-3-phosphate dehydrogenase, with protein MVTAAVMGSGAWGTATAKVLADAGNSVRLWARRPEVAAEINATHHNSGYLDEVALPTTIHATSDPAEALTGACTVVLAVPAQSLRANLEQWKGLIGHDVTLVSLAKGIELDTLMRMSQVIAQVTGADPARVAVVTGPNLASEIADEQPAATVVACSDSGRAVALQRAFATGYLRPYTNADVVGAEIGGACKNVIALACGMAVGVGLGENTVAAIITRGLAEIMRLGIALGAKPTTLAGLAGVGDLVATCTSVQSRNRTFGERLGRGGTMESALLAAGGHVAEGVTSCRSVLALASSYDVEMPLTDAVNRVCHKGLSVDEAVVLLLGRSTKPE; from the coding sequence GTGGTGACGGCGGCGGTGATGGGTTCCGGTGCGTGGGGCACGGCAACGGCCAAAGTCCTCGCCGACGCCGGTAACTCGGTGAGGCTGTGGGCGCGCCGGCCGGAGGTCGCGGCCGAGATCAACGCCACCCACCACAACAGCGGCTACCTCGACGAGGTGGCTCTGCCCACGACGATTCACGCCACCTCGGACCCGGCCGAGGCGCTCACCGGCGCCTGCACGGTGGTGCTGGCGGTGCCCGCACAGAGCCTGCGGGCCAACCTCGAGCAGTGGAAGGGCCTCATCGGCCACGACGTCACGCTGGTGAGCCTGGCCAAGGGCATCGAACTCGACACACTCATGCGGATGAGCCAGGTGATCGCGCAGGTCACCGGCGCCGACCCGGCCCGCGTCGCGGTGGTGACCGGACCGAACCTCGCCAGCGAGATCGCCGACGAACAACCTGCCGCCACCGTCGTCGCCTGCAGCGACAGCGGTCGCGCGGTCGCGCTGCAACGCGCGTTCGCCACCGGCTATCTGCGGCCCTACACCAATGCCGACGTGGTGGGCGCCGAGATCGGCGGTGCGTGCAAGAACGTGATCGCGCTGGCGTGCGGAATGGCCGTCGGCGTCGGACTGGGGGAGAACACGGTCGCGGCGATCATCACCCGTGGACTGGCCGAGATCATGCGGCTCGGCATCGCGCTCGGCGCCAAACCCACGACGCTGGCCGGGCTGGCCGGCGTTGGCGACCTCGTTGCCACCTGCACCTCGGTGCAATCGCGCAACCGCACCTTCGGCGAGCGGTTGGGCCGGGGCGGGACCATGGAATCGGCGTTGCTCGCCGCGGGCGGACACGTGGCCGAGGGCGTCACCTCGTGCCGGTCGGTGCTGGCGCTGGCGTCCAGTTACGACGTCGAGATGCCGCTCACCGATGCGGTCAACCGCGTCTGCCACAAGGGTCTTTCCGTCGACGAAGCCGTCGTGCTGCTGCTCGGTCGCAGCACCAAACCGGAGTAG
- the cofC gene encoding 2-phospho-L-lactate guanylyltransferase, with product MRGTRSDGAAPPGTETDPDVGVVIAVKRLAAAKTRLAPIFAPDTRETVVLAMLVDTITAAAAVARVIVVTPDPAAADAALALGAQVLTDPTPAGHPDPLNNAIAAAEAVMRQTTPNVVALQGDLPALQSRELSEAIAAARVQPRSFVGDRHGTGTSALFAFGVALDPRFGPDSAQQHRRSGAIELTGPWPGLRCDIDTPDDLRLARRLGVGPQTARAVGAGR from the coding sequence ATGCGCGGCACGAGAAGCGACGGCGCCGCCCCGCCCGGCACGGAGACGGACCCCGACGTGGGGGTGGTGATCGCCGTCAAACGCCTCGCCGCCGCCAAGACCAGGCTGGCGCCGATCTTCGCGCCCGACACCCGCGAGACGGTGGTGCTGGCGATGCTCGTCGACACCATCACCGCGGCCGCCGCGGTCGCGCGCGTCATCGTCGTCACCCCCGACCCCGCCGCCGCGGATGCCGCACTCGCGCTGGGCGCACAGGTGCTCACCGACCCGACCCCGGCCGGTCACCCCGACCCGCTCAACAACGCGATCGCCGCCGCGGAGGCGGTGATGCGTCAGACGACCCCGAATGTGGTTGCGCTGCAAGGTGATCTGCCGGCGTTGCAGTCGCGGGAGTTGAGCGAGGCGATCGCCGCAGCGCGGGTCCAGCCCCGCAGTTTCGTCGGCGACCGCCACGGCACCGGCACGTCGGCCCTGTTCGCGTTCGGTGTGGCACTCGATCCGCGATTCGGCCCCGATTCGGCGCAGCAGCACCGCCGTTCGGGCGCGATCGAGCTGACCGGTCCGTGGCCGGGTCTGCGTTGCGACATCGACACCCCCGATGACCTGCGGTTGGCCCGCCGCCTCGGCGTCGGCCCGCAGACCGCGCGCGCCGTCGGCGCGGGAAGGTGA
- a CDS encoding RNA degradosome polyphosphate kinase, with protein MTEAEAGIRAENGERGPEDSTPDAPPAATSPAVDNALPEDRYLNRELSWLDFNARVLALAADTSLPLLERAKFLAIFASNLDEFYMVRVAGLKRRDETGLSVRSADGLSPREQLRRISERTQQIASRHARVFLDSVRPALAGEGIVIVTWGELDEAERAQLSTYFHEQVFPVLTPLAVDPAHPFPFVSGLSLNLAITVRHPDDGGQHFARIKVPDNVDRFVQLGARDNSGEVVRFLPMEELIAAFLPVLFPGLEIVEHHAFRITRNADFEVEEDRDEDLLQALERELARRRFGSPVRLEVSDDMTESMLELLLRELDVDPGDVVEVPGLLDLSALWQIYAVDRPALKDRPFVPATPPAFGERETPKSIFSTLRDGDVLVHHPYDSFSTTVQRFIEQAAADPNVLAIKQTLYRTSGDSPIVNALIDAAEAGKQVVALVEIKARFDEQANIKWARALEQAGVHVVYGLIGLKTHCKTALVVRREGSMIRRYCHIGTGNYNPKTARLYEDVGLLTAAPDIGADLTDLFNSLTGYSRKVAYRNLLVAPHGVRKGIIERIEREVAAARDGAEGRIRLKANALVDEQVIDALYRASQAGVRVEVVVRGICALRPGVSGFSENIVVRSILGRFLEHSRVIHFRALDEYWIGSADMMHRNLDRRVEVMAQVKDPRLTAQLNDVFDSALDPATRCWELGSDGHWTASPREGETVRDHQVSMMRRHRHP; from the coding sequence ATGACCGAAGCCGAGGCCGGGATCCGCGCGGAGAACGGTGAGCGGGGGCCCGAAGATTCGACCCCGGACGCGCCGCCCGCCGCGACGTCGCCTGCCGTCGACAACGCCCTGCCCGAGGACCGCTACCTCAACCGGGAACTGAGCTGGCTGGACTTCAACGCCCGGGTCCTGGCGCTGGCCGCCGACACGTCACTGCCGTTGCTGGAGCGGGCGAAGTTCCTCGCGATCTTCGCGTCCAACCTCGACGAGTTCTACATGGTGCGCGTCGCCGGTCTCAAACGCCGCGACGAGACGGGGTTGTCGGTTCGTTCGGCCGACGGGCTGTCGCCGCGGGAGCAGTTGCGCCGAATCAGCGAGCGCACCCAGCAGATCGCCTCGCGCCACGCGCGGGTGTTCCTCGACTCGGTGCGCCCCGCGTTGGCGGGCGAGGGGATCGTCATCGTCACGTGGGGCGAACTCGACGAAGCCGAACGCGCGCAGTTGTCGACGTACTTCCACGAACAGGTCTTCCCCGTACTCACCCCGCTGGCGGTCGACCCGGCGCACCCGTTCCCATTCGTCAGCGGACTCTCGCTCAACCTCGCGATCACCGTCCGGCACCCCGACGACGGCGGACAGCACTTCGCGCGAATCAAGGTGCCCGACAACGTCGACCGGTTCGTCCAGCTCGGCGCACGCGACAACAGCGGTGAGGTCGTGCGGTTCCTGCCGATGGAGGAACTGATCGCGGCGTTCCTGCCGGTGTTGTTCCCCGGCTTGGAGATCGTCGAGCACCACGCCTTCCGGATCACCCGCAATGCGGACTTCGAAGTCGAGGAGGACCGCGACGAGGATCTGCTGCAGGCGCTGGAACGCGAACTCGCCCGGCGGCGGTTCGGCTCTCCGGTGCGACTCGAGGTCTCCGACGACATGACCGAGAGCATGCTCGAACTGCTGCTGCGCGAACTCGACGTCGACCCGGGCGACGTGGTCGAGGTGCCCGGCCTGCTCGACCTGTCGGCGTTGTGGCAGATCTACGCCGTCGACCGCCCGGCGCTCAAGGACCGGCCCTTCGTGCCCGCCACCCCACCGGCTTTCGGTGAGCGGGAGACCCCGAAGAGCATCTTCTCGACGCTGCGCGACGGCGATGTGCTGGTGCACCATCCCTACGATTCGTTCTCCACAACCGTGCAGCGGTTCATCGAGCAGGCTGCTGCCGATCCGAATGTGCTTGCGATCAAGCAGACCCTCTACCGCACCTCGGGCGACTCCCCGATCGTCAACGCCCTCATCGACGCCGCCGAGGCCGGTAAGCAGGTGGTGGCACTGGTCGAGATCAAGGCGCGCTTCGACGAACAGGCCAACATCAAATGGGCCCGCGCCCTGGAGCAGGCGGGCGTGCACGTCGTCTACGGGTTGATCGGGCTCAAGACGCACTGCAAGACCGCACTCGTGGTGCGCCGGGAGGGGTCGATGATCCGGCGCTACTGCCACATCGGGACCGGCAACTACAACCCGAAGACCGCACGCCTGTACGAGGATGTCGGTCTGCTCACCGCCGCCCCCGACATCGGCGCCGATCTGACCGACCTGTTCAACTCGCTGACCGGATACTCACGCAAGGTGGCCTATCGCAACCTGCTGGTGGCGCCGCACGGCGTGCGCAAGGGCATCATCGAGCGCATCGAACGGGAAGTGGCGGCCGCCCGCGACGGCGCCGAGGGCCGGATCCGGCTGAAGGCCAACGCCCTGGTGGACGAGCAGGTTATCGATGCGCTCTACCGCGCATCGCAGGCCGGTGTCCGTGTCGAGGTGGTGGTGCGCGGTATCTGCGCGCTGCGGCCCGGTGTGAGCGGATTCTCCGAGAACATCGTGGTGCGCTCGATCCTGGGCCGGTTCCTGGAGCATTCGCGCGTCATCCACTTCCGCGCCCTCGACGAGTACTGGATCGGCAGCGCGGACATGATGCACCGCAATCTCGACCGCCGCGTCGAAGTGATGGCCCAGGTGAAGGATCCGAGGCTGACCGCACAACTCAACGATGTGTTCGACTCGGCGCTGGACCCCGCAACGCGCTGCTGGGAACTCGGCTCCGACGGTCACTGGACGGCGTCACCGCGCGAGGGTGAGACCGTCCGCGACCATCAGGTGTCGATGATGCGCCGTCATCGCCACCCGTGA
- the mutT1 gene encoding 8-oxo-(d)GTP phosphatase MutT1 yields the protein MSKTKPANIVASPAKTVLAAGAVLWRPNGDASAPEVAVIHRPRYDDWSLPKGKVDPGETEPVTAVREVHEETGYTCVLGRRLASVSYPVEQGVKKVRYWAARTVDGSFSPNDEVDELIWLPVREAVERLGYPHDRKVLRRFAKVSPDTQTVLVVRHATAGSKSRYRGDDRKRPLDKHGRAQAESLVGQLLAFGADRLYAADRTRCEQTIEPLADELGEAVHPEPALTEEAYAEDRKTARRRVLEIATEAGHAGYTPVICSQGKVIPDLIEWWCDRDGVRPDRSRNRKGSTWVMSLAAGRLVAADHIGSPLAGK from the coding sequence GTGTCGAAAACCAAACCGGCGAATATCGTTGCGTCGCCTGCCAAGACCGTGCTCGCCGCCGGTGCCGTCTTGTGGCGGCCCAACGGCGATGCGTCGGCGCCCGAAGTCGCCGTGATCCACCGACCGCGATATGACGACTGGTCACTGCCCAAGGGCAAGGTGGACCCCGGAGAGACCGAACCGGTCACCGCGGTGCGGGAAGTGCACGAGGAGACCGGTTACACCTGCGTCCTCGGCCGGCGGCTGGCGTCGGTGAGTTACCCGGTCGAGCAGGGCGTCAAGAAGGTCCGCTACTGGGCCGCCCGCACCGTCGACGGGTCCTTCTCCCCCAATGACGAAGTCGACGAACTGATCTGGCTGCCCGTCCGAGAGGCGGTCGAACGCCTGGGTTATCCCCATGATCGGAAGGTGCTGCGAAGGTTCGCCAAGGTGTCGCCTGACACCCAGACGGTGCTCGTCGTGCGGCATGCGACCGCGGGGAGCAAGTCGCGATACCGCGGAGACGACCGCAAGCGGCCGCTGGACAAGCACGGTCGCGCGCAGGCGGAGTCGTTGGTCGGTCAGCTGTTGGCGTTCGGGGCCGACCGGCTCTACGCGGCCGACCGGACCCGTTGCGAGCAGACGATCGAGCCGCTGGCCGATGAACTCGGCGAGGCCGTGCACCCGGAACCGGCACTGACCGAAGAGGCTTACGCCGAGGACAGGAAGACCGCGCGACGGCGGGTGCTCGAAATCGCCACCGAGGCGGGGCACGCCGGGTACACCCCGGTGATCTGCTCGCAGGGCAAGGTGATTCCCGACCTGATCGAGTGGTGGTGCGACCGCGACGGTGTCCGACCGGACAGGTCCCGCAACCGCAAGGGCAGCACGTGGGTGATGTCACTCGCGGCGGGCCGACTGGTCGCCGCGGACCACATCGGCAGCCCGCTGGCCGGGAAGTAG
- a CDS encoding HU family DNA-binding protein, with amino-acid sequence MNKAELIDALTTKMGTDRRQATAAVENVVDTIVRAVHKGDSVTITGFGVFEQRRRAARVARNPRTGETVKVKPTSVPAFRPGAQFKAIVSGTQRLASEGPAVKRGVAAAPAKRAAKKAPAKKTAAKKTTAAAKKTAPAKKSTAAAKKTAPAKKTAAKKTTTTAAAKKSAPAKKSTAAAKKTAPAKKAATKAPAKKAAAKAPAKKATAAKKTASKAPARKAPAKKGRK; translated from the coding sequence ATGAACAAAGCGGAGCTTATCGACGCACTGACAACCAAGATGGGCACCGACCGTCGGCAAGCCACCGCCGCGGTGGAGAACGTCGTGGACACCATCGTGCGTGCGGTTCACAAGGGTGACAGCGTGACCATCACTGGTTTCGGCGTCTTCGAGCAGCGTCGGCGGGCGGCACGTGTCGCGCGTAACCCGCGCACGGGTGAGACGGTGAAGGTCAAGCCGACCTCGGTGCCGGCTTTCCGTCCGGGCGCACAATTCAAGGCGATCGTCTCGGGCACACAGCGGCTCGCGTCCGAGGGTCCCGCCGTCAAGCGTGGTGTGGCGGCCGCCCCGGCCAAGCGCGCCGCGAAGAAGGCCCCCGCCAAGAAGACCGCCGCGAAGAAGACGACGGCTGCCGCCAAGAAGACGGCACCGGCTAAGAAGTCGACTGCTGCGGCCAAGAAGACGGCACCGGCCAAGAAGACCGCTGCGAAGAAGACCACCACGACGGCCGCCGCGAAGAAGTCGGCACCGGCGAAGAAGTCGACTGCTGCAGCCAAGAAGACGGCACCGGCCAAGAAGGCTGCGACCAAGGCACCGGCCAAGAAGGCCGCGGCCAAGGCGCCTGCCAAAAAGGCCACTGCCGCCAAGAAGACGGCCAGCAAGGCTCCGGCCCGCAAGGCGCCGGCCAAGAAGGGCCGCAAGTAA
- the leuD gene encoding 3-isopropylmalate dehydratase small subunit codes for MEAFRTHTGIGVPLRRSNVDTDQIIPSVYLKRVTRTGFEDGLFAAWRNDPSFVLNLPPFDKGSVLVAGPDFGTGSSREHAVWALMDYGFRVVISSRFADIFRGNAGKAGLLAAEVNQNDVELLWKVIEQNPGLELTVNLQDRNIIAGTLVVPFTIDDYTAWRLLEGLDDIGLTLRKLDSIEDYERRRPSWKPRTLPA; via the coding sequence ATGGAAGCCTTTCGCACTCACACCGGGATCGGCGTACCCCTGCGTCGGTCGAATGTCGACACCGACCAGATCATCCCGTCGGTGTATCTGAAGCGGGTCACTAGAACGGGTTTCGAGGACGGGCTGTTCGCCGCGTGGCGAAATGACCCCTCGTTCGTGCTCAATTTGCCACCGTTCGACAAGGGTTCGGTTCTGGTCGCAGGACCGGATTTCGGAACGGGATCCTCCCGCGAGCATGCGGTCTGGGCGCTCATGGACTACGGCTTCCGGGTCGTCATCTCGTCGCGGTTCGCCGATATCTTCCGCGGAAATGCGGGCAAGGCCGGGTTGTTGGCGGCCGAGGTGAACCAAAATGACGTAGAACTTCTGTGGAAGGTGATCGAGCAGAATCCCGGGCTGGAACTCACTGTCAATCTTCAAGATCGCAACATCATCGCGGGAACGCTAGTGGTGCCGTTCACGATTGACGATTACACCGCATGGCGATTGCTCGAGGGGCTCGACGATATAGGCCTTACGCTGCGGAAACTCGATTCGATCGAGGATTACGAGCGGCGCAGGCCGAGCTGGAAACCGCGCACTCTGCCCGCCTGA
- the leuC gene encoding 3-isopropylmalate dehydratase large subunit, producing MAQPATPRTLAEKVWADHVVALGTGEGAAREPDLIYIDLHLVHEVTSPQAFDGLRLANRPVHRPDLTIATEDHNVPTIDIDKPIADPVSRTQVETLRRNCAEFGIRLHPMGDVEQGIVHIIGPQLGLTQPGMTVVCGDSHTSTHGAFGALAMGIGTSEVEHVLATQTLPLRPFKTMAVNIDGELPPGVSAKDIILAVIAKIGTGGGQGYVIEYRGSAIESLSMEGRMTICNMSIEAGARAGMVAPDDTTFEFLRGRPHAPTGADWDAAVEAWRQLRTDPGAEFDTEVYLDAAELSPFVTWGTNPGQGVPLSGAVPDPELIVDEGERQAAEKALTYMGLQAGTAMRDVSVDTVFVGSCTNGRIEDLRVVADVLRGRSVADGIRMLVVPGSMRVRAQAESEGLDRIFVDAGAEWRQAGCSMCLGMNPDQLSPGQRCASTSNRNFEGRQGKGGRTHLVSPAVAAATAVRGTLSSPADLSAVPTR from the coding sequence ATGGCACAGCCCGCCACGCCGCGCACCCTCGCAGAGAAGGTGTGGGCCGACCACGTCGTCGCCCTCGGTACCGGGGAGGGTGCCGCGCGCGAACCGGACCTGATCTACATCGACCTGCACCTCGTCCACGAGGTGACCAGTCCGCAGGCCTTCGACGGTCTGCGACTCGCGAACCGACCCGTGCACCGTCCGGATCTCACCATCGCGACCGAAGACCACAACGTGCCGACGATCGACATCGACAAGCCGATCGCCGACCCCGTCTCGCGCACCCAGGTGGAGACGTTGCGGCGCAACTGTGCCGAATTCGGCATCCGTCTGCATCCGATGGGCGACGTCGAACAGGGCATCGTCCACATCATCGGGCCGCAGCTGGGCCTGACCCAGCCCGGGATGACCGTGGTGTGCGGTGACAGCCACACCTCCACCCACGGCGCGTTCGGGGCCCTCGCGATGGGTATCGGCACCTCCGAGGTCGAGCATGTGCTGGCGACACAGACACTTCCGTTGCGTCCGTTCAAGACGATGGCGGTCAACATCGACGGCGAGCTGCCGCCCGGCGTCAGCGCCAAGGACATCATCCTCGCCGTGATCGCCAAGATCGGCACCGGCGGTGGACAGGGGTACGTCATCGAATACCGAGGCAGCGCCATCGAATCGCTGTCGATGGAGGGCCGGATGACGATCTGCAACATGAGCATCGAGGCCGGTGCCCGGGCCGGCATGGTGGCTCCCGACGACACCACGTTCGAATTCCTGCGCGGACGGCCGCACGCACCAACCGGCGCGGACTGGGATGCCGCAGTGGAGGCGTGGCGGCAGCTGCGCACCGATCCGGGCGCCGAGTTCGACACCGAGGTGTACCTCGACGCGGCCGAGCTGAGCCCGTTCGTGACCTGGGGGACCAATCCCGGCCAGGGTGTGCCGCTCTCCGGTGCGGTGCCCGACCCCGAGCTGATCGTCGACGAGGGTGAACGCCAGGCCGCGGAAAAGGCGTTGACCTACATGGGTCTTCAAGCGGGCACCGCGATGCGCGACGTCTCCGTGGACACCGTGTTCGTCGGGTCGTGCACCAACGGCCGCATCGAGGATCTGCGCGTGGTCGCCGACGTCCTGCGCGGCCGCAGCGTCGCCGACGGGATCCGGATGCTCGTGGTGCCGGGTTCGATGCGCGTCCGCGCACAGGCCGAATCCGAAGGGCTCGACCGGATCTTCGTCGATGCTGGCGCCGAGTGGCGGCAGGCCGGCTGCTCGATGTGTCTGGGCATGAACCCCGATCAGCTCTCGCCGGGGCAGCGGTGCGCGTCGACGTCCAACCGCAACTTCGAGGGGCGTCAGGGCAAAGGCGGGCGCACGCACCTGGTCTCGCCGGCCGTGGCCGCCGCCACCGCCGTTCGCGGCACCCTGTCGTCTCCCGCGGACCTGTCCGCCGTCCCCACTCGCTGA
- a CDS encoding IclR family transcriptional regulator, whose product MRQDSGIGVLDKAVGVLHTVAESPCALAELCERTGLPRATAHRLAAGLETHRLLARDAEGRWRLGPALTELAGQVNDPLLAAGAVILPRLREITGESVQLYRREGTARICIAALEPPAGLRDTVPVGTRLAMTAGSGAKVLLAFADAATQQAVLPEAMFTERTLAEVRRRGWAQSAAEREPGVASVSAPVRDGKGAVVAAISVSGPIDRMGRRPGARWAADLLAAADALARRL is encoded by the coding sequence GTGAGACAGGATAGCGGTATCGGCGTGCTGGACAAAGCTGTGGGCGTACTGCACACCGTGGCGGAGTCGCCCTGCGCCCTCGCCGAACTGTGCGAGCGCACCGGGTTGCCGCGCGCGACGGCGCACCGGTTGGCCGCGGGTCTGGAAACCCACCGGCTGCTCGCCCGTGACGCCGAGGGCCGGTGGCGGCTGGGGCCGGCGCTGACCGAGTTGGCCGGGCAGGTCAACGATCCGCTGCTGGCGGCCGGCGCGGTGATCCTGCCCCGGCTACGCGAGATCACCGGTGAGAGCGTGCAACTGTACCGGCGTGAGGGCACGGCGAGAATCTGCATCGCGGCGCTGGAACCGCCAGCAGGACTGCGGGATACCGTGCCGGTCGGCACCCGGCTGGCGATGACGGCGGGCTCGGGCGCGAAGGTGCTGCTCGCATTCGCCGACGCCGCCACCCAGCAGGCTGTGCTCCCCGAGGCGATGTTCACCGAGCGCACATTGGCGGAGGTGCGCAGGCGCGGGTGGGCCCAGAGCGCGGCCGAACGCGAGCCGGGGGTGGCCAGTGTCTCGGCACCGGTGCGCGACGGCAAGGGCGCGGTGGTGGCGGCGATCTCGGTGTCCGGCCCCATCGACCGGATGGGTCGCCGCCCGGGCGCGCGGTGGGCCGCCGATCTGCTGGCCGCCGCCGACGCACTCGCCCGTCGGCTCTAG